Proteins from a single region of Gorilla gorilla gorilla isolate KB3781 chromosome 16, NHGRI_mGorGor1-v2.1_pri, whole genome shotgun sequence:
- the NDN gene encoding necdin, whose translation MSEQSKDLSDPNFAAEAPNSEVHSSPGVPEGVPPSATLAEPQSPPLGPTAAPQAAPPPQAPNDEGDPKALQQAAEEGRAHQAPSAAQPGPAPPAPAQLVQKAHELMWYVLVKDQKKMIIWFPDMVKDVIGSYKKWCRSILRRTSLILARVFGLHLRLTSLHTMEFALVKALEPEELDRVALSNRMPMTGLLLMILSLIYVKGRGARESAVWNVLRILGLRPWKKHSTFGDVRKLITEEFVQMNYLKYQRVPYVEPPEYEFFWGSRASREITKMQIMEFLARVFKKDPQAWPSRYREALEEARALREANPTAHYLRSSVSED comes from the coding sequence ATGTCAGAACAAAGTAAGGATCTGAGCGACCCTAACTTTGCAGCCGAGGCCCCCAACTCCGAGGTGCACAgcagccctggggttccggaggGGGTTCCTCCGTCCGCGACCCTGGCAGAGCCGCAGAGCCCTCCTCTAGGCCCGACGGCCGCCCCGCAGGCCGCGCCTCCTCCCCAGGCCCCGAACGACGAGGGCGACCCGAAGGCCCTGCAGCAGGCTGCGGAGGAGGGCCGCGCCCACCAGGCCCCGAGCGCGGCCCAGCCGGGCCCGGCACCGCCAGCCCCGGCGCAGCTGGTGCAGAAGGCGCACGAGCTCATGTGGTACGTGCTGGTCAAGGACCAGAAAAAGATGATTATCTGGTTTCCAGACATGGTGAAAGATGTCATCGGCAGCTACAAGAAGTGGTGCAGGAGCATCCTCCGGCGCACCAGCCTCATCCTCGCCCGGGTGTTCGGGCTGCACCTGAGGCTAACCAGCCTGCACACCATGGAGTTTGCGCTGGTCAAAGCGCTGGAGCCCGAGGAGCTGGACAGGGTGGCGCTGAGCAACCGCATGCCCATGACAGGCCTCCTGCTCATGATCCTGAGCCTCATCTACGTGAAGGGCCGCGGCGCCAGAGAGAGCGCCGTCTGGAACGTGCTGCGCATCCTGGGGCTGCGGCCCTGGAAGAAGCACTCCACCTTCGGGGACGTGCGGAAGCTCATCACTGAGGAGTTCGTCCAAATGAATTACCTGAAGTACCAGCGCGTCCCATACGTGGAGCCGCCCGAATACGAGTTCTTTTGGGGCTCCCGGGCCAGCCGCGAAATCACCAAGATGCAAATCATGGAGTTCCTGGCCAGGGTCTTTAAGAAAGACCCCCAGGCCTGGCCCTCCCGATACAGAGAAGCTCTGGAGGAGGCCAGAGCTCTGCGGGAGGCTAATCCCACTGCCCACTACCTTCGCAGCAGTGTCTCTGAGGACTAG